One Fundulus heteroclitus isolate FHET01 chromosome 11, MU-UCD_Fhet_4.1, whole genome shotgun sequence DNA segment encodes these proteins:
- the vkorc1l1 gene encoding vitamin K epoxide reductase complex subunit 1-like protein 1: protein MAAPVLRVSTPRWERIARLLVCLLGILLSLYAFHVEREKARDPTYKAMCDVSSSISCSKVFSSRWGRGFGLLGSIFGNDSALNQPNSVYGILFYAFQLLLGMTVSAMAALFLMTTSILSVVGSLYLGYILYFVLKDFCVICITTYALNFILFILNYKRLVYLNEAWKQTLQAKQD from the exons ATGGCGGCGCCCGTCCTGAGAGTGTCCACCCCTCGGTGGGAAAGAATAGCCCGGCTCCTCGTCTGCCTGCTGGGCATCCTGCTTTCTCTGTACGCGTTTCACGTCGAGAGGGAAAAGGCCCGGGACCCGACTTATAAGGCCATGTGCGACGTCAGCAGCTCCATCAGCTGCTCGAAAGTGTTCAGCTCCAG GTGGGGTCGAGGATTTGGACTCCTGGGCTCAATATTTGGGAATGATAGTGCGCTGAACCAACCCAACAGTGTCTACGGGATACTCTTTTATGCCTTTCAGCTCCTACTAG GAATGACCGTCAGCGCAATGGCCGCCCTTTTTCTTATGACGACGTCCATCTTGTCGGTGGTGGGTTCACTCTACCTTGGCTACATCCTCTACTTTGTCCTAAAGGACTTCTGCGTCATCTGCATCACCACATATGCGCTGAACTTCATTCTGTTTATCCTCAACTACAAGCGACTGGTTTACTTGAACGAGGCCTGGAAGCAGACGCTTCAAGCCAAGCAGGACTGA